The proteins below are encoded in one region of Lactuca sativa cultivar Salinas chromosome 3, Lsat_Salinas_v11, whole genome shotgun sequence:
- the LOC128132771 gene encoding uncharacterized protein LOC128132771, with protein sequence MRKEEEREKGFQLYPCPTKGRNQRLHRFFSYFNANFLLPQQPIVDDPLLICSNFLKSPSPSHQLFGCAYLGPFGHFYHLLLDKLFKGKKDTTTVAKKVLLKQVTSSPWNNLIFMLYYGLVIEGRSWIQVTSKIKKEYPTVQYAAAMALPPLSIRGDLGVVSTAGVRYAYPLLKSFAKMGPQGVLGATKLLRPFSEIVDSLGLKDPFIRNWVDLLSFLLAGVKSDGVLSAEMIYMFAEWYKPGCSLEYPVGGTGALVEALVLRFSF encoded by the exons ATGAGAAAGGAGGAAGAAAGGGAGAAGGGTTTCCAATTATACCCTTGCCCTACCAAAGGAAGAAATCAGCGACTCCATCGTTTCTTCTCCTACTTCAACGCCAATTTTCTTCTCCCGCAACAACCAATCGTCGACGATCCTCTTCTCATCTGTTCCAATTTTTTGAAGTCTCCTTCCCCTTCTCATCAG CTTTTTGGGTGTGCATATCTTGGACCATTTGGGCATTTCTACCACTTATTGTTGGATAAGTTGTTCAAGGGCAAAAAAGACACGACAACAGTTGCCAAAAAG GTGTTGCTTAAACAAGTGACATCTTCTCCATGGAACAacttgatttttatgctttactATGGGCTTGTTATCGAGG GAAGATCATGGATCCAAGTGACATCTAAAATCAAGAAGGAATACCCCACAGTACAATACGCAGCTGCCATGGCTTTGCCACCTTTATCTATTCGAGGTGATTTGGGAGTTGTTTCTACTGCTGGAGTTAGATATGCATATCCACTCCTAAAATCATTTGCAAAAATGGGACCTCAAGGTGTTCTTGGTGCCACAAAGCTTTTACGCCCTTTTTCAGAAATAGTTGATTCATTGGGACTCAAAGATCCTTTCATTAGAAATTGGGTGGATCTTTTGTCTTTCTTACTTGCTGGAGTGAAATCCGATGGTGTTCTTTCAGCAGAAATG ATTTATATGTTTGCAGAATGGTATAAACCAGGTTGTAGTTTAGAATACCCTGTTGGTGGAACTGGAGCACTTGTTGAGGCTCTTGTTCTCAGATTTTCCTTCTGA